A single window of Candidatus Acidiferrales bacterium DNA harbors:
- a CDS encoding lysylphosphatidylglycerol synthase transmembrane domain-containing protein yields MRRVYRIAAVILICLAIGLILYYRYKTAQTPAWFDWRAFVTSLRNINKPVLALAFVTIYATYLVRSLRWQQYVRPIAETRLVNLLVATVIGFTSLFLLGRAGEVVRPLLIARKENLRMASMMGVWLLERIQDLLSILLWMGLGLTLGRVTAASDSSGTVMLARTRQAGWLALAAVVAATGLLALWRFRSASMSGWLDRKLRFLPHRWHRKISDTLQSFGEGLQSVEHTGKLVLTVGYSIFLWLLISGTYYIVCQSFGGNLARITFAGILLLVAIAMLGSTVQIPGVGGGVQAATFIALTAIFGISVELAASATILIWLLTFAAVSLVGIPLMIREGLSLGQLRAMARARAELSEPPAGTSSRERP; encoded by the coding sequence ATGAGGCGCGTTTATCGGATTGCAGCCGTCATTTTGATTTGTCTGGCGATTGGCCTGATTCTTTACTACCGATACAAAACCGCTCAAACGCCCGCATGGTTTGACTGGAGGGCGTTTGTGACCTCGCTTCGCAATATCAATAAGCCAGTGCTGGCCCTTGCGTTCGTCACCATCTATGCCACCTACCTGGTGCGCTCGTTGCGCTGGCAGCAGTACGTTCGGCCCATTGCCGAGACGCGCCTCGTGAATTTGCTCGTCGCCACCGTAATCGGCTTCACCAGCCTGTTTTTGCTCGGGCGGGCGGGGGAGGTGGTGCGGCCGCTGCTGATTGCCCGGAAGGAAAACTTGCGCATGGCTTCCATGATGGGTGTCTGGCTGCTGGAACGGATTCAGGACCTGCTCTCGATCCTGCTTTGGATGGGATTGGGTTTGACGCTCGGTCGAGTTACGGCAGCGAGCGATAGTTCCGGCACGGTCATGCTTGCTCGGACGCGGCAGGCGGGTTGGTTGGCGCTGGCCGCGGTGGTAGCGGCCACGGGCCTGCTGGCGCTTTGGCGGTTCCGGAGCGCCAGCATGTCCGGCTGGCTCGACCGGAAGCTGCGTTTCCTTCCCCATCGCTGGCATCGCAAAATAAGCGATACGCTCCAATCGTTTGGAGAAGGTCTTCAATCCGTTGAGCATACCGGCAAGTTGGTCTTGACAGTCGGTTACTCGATCTTCCTGTGGCTGCTGATTTCCGGAACGTACTATATTGTCTGCCAGAGTTTCGGCGGAAACCTGGCCAGGATTACTTTTGCCGGGATTCTTCTGCTGGTGGCCATTGCCATGTTGGGCTCCACCGTGCAGATACCGGGGGTTGGCGGGGGAGTGCAGGCGGCCACGTTTATCGCTCTAACGGCGATCTTCGGCATATCGGTTGAACTGGCGGCGAGCGCGACCATCCTGATTTGGCTGCTGACGTTTGCTGCGGTCAGTCTGGTTGGCATCCCCTTGATGATTCGTGAAGGACTTTCCCTCGGGCAACTCCGGGCCATGGCCCGGGCAAGAGCAGAACTTTCCGAACCTCCCGCCGGTACGTCCTCGAGAGAGCGGCCATGA
- a CDS encoding NAD(P)/FAD-dependent oxidoreductase, with product MAEMTRIVVLGAGFGGLEAMLGLERRLPGEPGVELTLVSEQNYFLFTPLLPQVVSCYIEPRHIVQSLRDIRRQRAFGFLRARATALDLARRQVQLDTGLLPYDYLVLALGSTTDFFGTAGAAEHCFSLKGLEEAVALRDHLLDLFEHADHEPDTARKRDLLTLVVVGGGYTGVELVAELRDLVYRHIVPRYRGINAGEARLVLLEAADNILLGVDPALARRARQKLAREGIEVRIRAKVTRVTPEGVEVNEREQIRAGAVIWTAGVRANPLAESLPAAKDRSGRLIVTSQLELSGFPGVFAIGDNAVVEKSAPEQSPRIAPVALAQGRVVAENIARAMKGETLVAFEFEPAGMLVSLGMNDAVIQVMGLKFAGYFAWLAWNAIHLLKLVGLKKQLQVALDWSLATIFPRDTSLIRRPQRCRLCQANRSQPPGIS from the coding sequence ATGGCTGAGATGACGCGCATTGTTGTGCTCGGGGCCGGCTTTGGCGGGCTCGAGGCCATGCTGGGACTGGAGCGGCGCTTGCCGGGCGAACCAGGGGTCGAACTCACCCTGGTCAGCGAGCAGAACTACTTCCTCTTCACTCCGCTGCTCCCTCAGGTTGTCTCCTGCTACATTGAGCCGCGCCACATCGTGCAGAGCCTGCGCGACATCCGCCGCCAGCGCGCCTTTGGCTTCTTGCGGGCTCGCGCCACTGCCCTTGACCTCGCCCGCCGCCAAGTCCAGCTCGACACCGGCCTGCTCCCCTACGACTACCTGGTTCTGGCGCTGGGAAGCACGACGGACTTCTTCGGCACCGCGGGCGCCGCCGAGCACTGCTTTTCGCTGAAGGGCTTGGAAGAGGCGGTGGCCCTGCGCGACCATTTGCTCGACCTCTTCGAGCACGCCGACCATGAGCCGGATACGGCTCGCAAGCGAGACTTGCTTACCCTGGTCGTGGTGGGTGGCGGCTACACCGGAGTGGAGCTGGTGGCCGAGCTGCGCGACCTTGTCTATCGCCACATTGTCCCCCGTTATCGCGGCATCAACGCCGGCGAAGCGCGGCTGGTGCTCCTGGAAGCCGCCGACAACATCCTGCTCGGCGTCGATCCCGCGCTTGCCCGCCGCGCCCGGCAGAAGCTGGCGCGAGAAGGCATCGAGGTGCGGATACGGGCGAAGGTCACGCGGGTGACACCAGAGGGTGTCGAGGTCAACGAGAGAGAGCAAATACGCGCCGGCGCCGTTATCTGGACGGCCGGGGTGCGCGCGAATCCGCTGGCGGAATCGCTGCCCGCGGCGAAAGACAGGTCGGGGCGGCTGATCGTCACTTCGCAGCTCGAGCTGAGCGGCTTTCCAGGCGTGTTCGCCATCGGTGACAACGCAGTGGTGGAAAAGAGCGCGCCGGAACAGTCGCCGCGCATCGCTCCGGTGGCGCTGGCGCAGGGGCGGGTGGTGGCCGAGAACATCGCCCGGGCGATGAAGGGGGAGACGCTGGTGGCGTTTGAGTTCGAACCTGCCGGGATGCTGGTCTCGCTGGGGATGAACGATGCGGTAATCCAGGTGATGGGGCTCAAGTTCGCGGGCTATTTTGCCTGGCTCGCCTGGAACGCGATTCACCTCTTGAAGCTGGTAGGGCTGAAGAAGCAATTGCAGGTGGCGCTGGATTGGAGCCTGGCCACGATCTTTCCACGCGACACCTCCCTCATTCGTCGCCCGCAGCGCTGCCGCCTTTGCCAAGCCAACAGGTCGCAACCCCCGGGCATATCCTAA
- a CDS encoding sigma-70 family RNA polymerase sigma factor: MYTDTELVERCLKGDDIAWEEIVRRHTQRVFNLCYRFTSSRAEAEDLSQDVFLRVYRTLKTYRAAEGNLTTWLMRVTRNLLIDHYRRTKKDRITDSLEDQLEGVEQKESDAASPELFASRAELSEKVQRALARLSPDLREAVILRDLQGLEYVEIQRVLDIPEGTVKSRINRGRIELARVLQQMGVGKRIEG, encoded by the coding sequence TTGTACACCGACACGGAGCTGGTGGAACGTTGCTTGAAGGGCGACGACATTGCCTGGGAGGAAATCGTCCGGCGGCACACCCAGCGCGTTTTCAATCTTTGCTATCGCTTCACCAGCAGCCGGGCGGAGGCTGAAGACCTTTCTCAGGACGTTTTTCTCCGCGTCTATCGAACGCTCAAAACGTACCGCGCGGCAGAAGGCAACCTGACCACCTGGCTCATGCGGGTGACTCGAAATCTTCTCATTGACCATTATCGCCGGACCAAGAAAGATCGGATCACGGACTCGCTTGAAGATCAGTTGGAGGGAGTCGAGCAGAAGGAGAGTGACGCGGCGTCGCCCGAACTTTTTGCCAGCCGAGCTGAGCTCAGTGAAAAGGTGCAAAGGGCCCTCGCTCGACTCTCGCCTGACCTCCGTGAAGCTGTGATTCTAAGGGACTTACAGGGCCTGGAATACGTTGAAATTCAAAGGGTTTTGGACATCCCCGAGGGTACGGTCAAATCACGGATCAATCGGGGACGAATTGAACTGGCACGGGTCTTGCAACAAATGGGCGTAGGAAAGCGTATAGAGGGTTAG